The following coding sequences lie in one Streptomyces albofaciens JCM 4342 genomic window:
- a CDS encoding SDR family oxidoreductase, whose translation MSARRSLEGQVAVVTGAARGVGELLARKLSARGATLALVGLEPEELARVAASLHGEAAHWHADVTDHEAMAEVAREVKARFGKVDIVVANAGVASGGPFVDSDPVSWRRVIEVNLIGGAVTGRAFLPVLTESRGYFLQIASLAAITPAPMMTAYCASKSGVEAFAHSLRAEVGYKGVRVGVGYLSWTDTDMVRGADADDVMRELRQRLPWPSNKTYPPGPAVDRIVAGIERRSSHVYGQWWLRGMQSVRGYLPSVIGTVGQREMRRFGSRLDGLRVGLVGAGGEADEKARANR comes from the coding sequence ATGAGCGCACGCAGGAGCCTGGAGGGGCAGGTCGCCGTGGTCACCGGCGCGGCGCGCGGGGTCGGCGAACTCCTCGCCCGCAAACTGTCCGCGCGCGGCGCCACGCTCGCGCTGGTCGGCCTGGAGCCGGAGGAACTGGCGCGGGTGGCCGCCTCGTTGCACGGCGAGGCCGCGCACTGGCACGCCGATGTGACCGACCACGAGGCGATGGCCGAGGTGGCGCGCGAGGTCAAGGCGCGCTTCGGCAAGGTGGACATCGTGGTCGCCAACGCCGGGGTGGCCTCCGGCGGCCCGTTCGTCGACTCCGACCCGGTGTCCTGGCGGCGGGTCATCGAGGTGAACCTGATCGGCGGCGCCGTCACGGGGCGGGCGTTCCTGCCGGTCCTGACGGAGTCGCGCGGCTACTTCCTCCAGATAGCGTCGCTCGCCGCCATCACCCCGGCGCCGATGATGACCGCGTACTGCGCCTCCAAGTCAGGTGTCGAGGCGTTCGCGCACAGCCTGCGCGCCGAGGTCGGGTACAAGGGCGTACGGGTCGGTGTCGGCTATCTGAGCTGGACCGACACGGACATGGTGCGCGGCGCGGACGCGGACGACGTGATGCGCGAGCTGCGGCAGCGGCTGCCCTGGCCGTCGAACAAGACGTACCCGCCGGGCCCGGCCGTGGACCGGATCGTGGCGGGCATCGAGCGCCGCTCCTCGCATGTGTACGGGCAGTGGTGGCTGCGCGGGATGCAGTCGGTGCGCGGCTACCTGCCGTCCGTCATCGGCACCGTGGGGCAGCGCGAGATGCGCCGGTTCGGCAGCCGGCTCGACGGGCTGCGGGTGGGGCTGGTCGGTGCGGGCGGGGAGGCGGACGAGAAGGCCCGGGCGAACCGCTGA
- a CDS encoding S41 family peptidase — protein sequence MSDGAYLRFPHLHGEMLCFAAEDDLWAAPLSTDGGAVPRAWRLTVDRTRVSHPRFSPDGRHIAFTTWRSLDPEIHLAPVEGGPARRLTYWGSTDARVCGWTPDGQILAVSSHGQPFSYYSWAYSVPTDGSPGGRLPWGPVSDIAVADFAADGHRLEGDGHPYGNIADGGPDGNHDDTVERRTLLLTGKPPHEPASWKRYRGGAMGRMWLHGTRLLPDLRGHLDAVMFVGDRIAFLSDHEGIANVYSCKPDSTDLRRHTDHADFYARHASTDGQRIVYQCGGDLWLVDDLSATGKPSRLQVRLGGPRAGRRTYQIPAGSHITSLAVDTTGRASAVGVRGSLYWLTHRDGPARTIHDEPGVRVRLPEMLGSTGRIAYITDAEGDDAIEIADLPKAGIPRAPHRLAAGRLGRVHELVAAPDGERLAVAAHDGRLLLVDVSADGDGEGRVTELIKSVNGPVRDLAFSPDSGWLAWSHPGIGRTLRQIKIARLTGTDGAGDGEGADTVVDVTNGRFEDEQPVFTRDGRYLAFLSWRGFDPVYDVHTGDLSFPLGCRPYLVPLSSATPSPFQLSADGRPAAGGLDPAEAPVTAEGTALVEVEGLASRVTPFPVAASKYSALRPVAGGGLVWLRWPISGALGETFANPDNTSGQPTLEHFDLVKAKRTELTGAIDSYALSGDGTRLVVNDEGDLRAVPATEPPDADSTVHLDPRRILHDVDPPAEWRQAYDEAGRIIRAYFWDPGLSGVDWDGVLDQYRPLVERVASPDEFADLLREVLGELGTSHAYVTPGKRNEGPPHYQRAIGLLGANFVLKDGYWVVSRILPGDSSDSRARSPLAGTGIREGAALTHVDGRRVDPVAGPYPLLSAAGGTTVELTFAPEGGGPSRRVAVVPLIDERPLRYQDWVAKRRAVVRELSDGKCGYLHIPDMGGSGWAQFNRDLRMEVSRPALIVDVRGNAGGNISELVVEKLTRTIVGWDLTRDAQPVSYASNAPRGPVVAVADEMTSSDGDMITAAFKLQGIGPVVGLRTWGGVVGMTGRHRLGDGTYITVPMNAAWFDAYGWGVENHGVEPDIEAPRSPLDWAEGRHPQLGVAVRTALDLLERHPATEPPDLSDVPDRRRPELPPRSG from the coding sequence GTGAGTGACGGCGCGTATCTCCGGTTCCCGCATCTCCACGGCGAGATGCTGTGCTTCGCCGCCGAGGACGACCTCTGGGCGGCACCGCTGAGCACCGACGGCGGCGCGGTGCCCCGGGCCTGGCGGCTGACGGTCGACCGCACCCGGGTCAGTCACCCGCGGTTCTCCCCGGACGGCAGACACATCGCCTTCACCACCTGGCGCAGCCTCGACCCCGAGATCCACCTCGCCCCGGTGGAGGGCGGCCCGGCCCGCCGCCTCACCTATTGGGGGAGCACCGACGCCCGCGTCTGCGGCTGGACCCCGGACGGCCAGATCCTGGCCGTCTCCTCGCACGGCCAGCCCTTCTCGTACTACTCCTGGGCGTACAGCGTCCCGACGGACGGCAGCCCCGGCGGCCGGCTGCCCTGGGGGCCGGTCTCGGACATCGCGGTCGCCGACTTCGCCGCGGACGGACACCGGCTGGAGGGCGACGGCCATCCGTACGGGAACATCGCCGACGGCGGCCCGGACGGCAACCACGACGACACGGTGGAGCGCCGGACGCTGCTGCTGACCGGCAAGCCGCCGCACGAGCCCGCCTCCTGGAAGCGCTACCGCGGCGGCGCGATGGGCCGGATGTGGCTGCACGGCACCCGGCTGCTGCCGGACCTGCGCGGGCACCTGGACGCGGTGATGTTCGTGGGTGACCGCATCGCGTTCCTCTCCGACCACGAAGGCATCGCCAACGTCTACTCCTGCAAGCCCGACAGCACGGACCTGCGGCGGCACACCGACCACGCCGACTTCTACGCCCGGCACGCGTCCACCGACGGGCAGCGCATCGTCTACCAGTGCGGCGGCGACCTGTGGCTGGTCGACGACCTGAGCGCGACCGGCAAGCCGAGCCGCCTCCAGGTGCGCCTCGGCGGGCCGCGCGCCGGCCGCCGTACGTACCAGATCCCGGCCGGTTCGCACATCACCTCCCTCGCGGTGGACACCACCGGGCGGGCCAGCGCCGTCGGCGTGCGCGGCAGCCTGTACTGGCTCACCCACCGCGACGGCCCGGCCCGCACCATCCACGACGAGCCGGGGGTGCGCGTCCGGCTGCCCGAGATGCTCGGCTCCACCGGCCGCATCGCCTACATCACCGACGCCGAGGGCGACGACGCCATCGAGATCGCCGACCTGCCCAAGGCCGGCATCCCGCGCGCGCCGCACCGCCTCGCGGCCGGGCGGCTGGGCCGCGTCCACGAGCTGGTGGCCGCGCCGGACGGGGAGCGGCTGGCGGTGGCCGCGCACGACGGGCGGCTGCTGCTGGTCGACGTCTCGGCGGACGGCGACGGCGAGGGCCGGGTCACCGAGCTGATCAAGTCGGTCAACGGCCCGGTCCGTGACCTGGCCTTCTCCCCCGACTCGGGCTGGCTGGCCTGGTCCCACCCGGGCATCGGCCGGACGCTGCGGCAGATCAAGATCGCCCGGCTGACCGGTACCGACGGAGCCGGGGACGGCGAGGGAGCGGACACCGTCGTGGACGTCACCAACGGCCGCTTCGAGGACGAGCAGCCGGTCTTCACCCGCGACGGCCGCTATCTGGCGTTCCTGTCCTGGCGCGGCTTCGACCCGGTCTACGACGTGCACACCGGCGACCTGTCCTTCCCGCTCGGCTGCCGCCCCTACCTCGTACCGCTGTCCTCCGCGACGCCCTCCCCCTTCCAGCTGTCCGCCGACGGGCGGCCCGCGGCGGGCGGCCTGGACCCGGCGGAGGCGCCGGTGACGGCCGAGGGCACGGCGCTGGTGGAGGTGGAGGGCCTGGCGAGCCGGGTGACGCCGTTCCCGGTGGCGGCGTCCAAGTACTCGGCGCTGCGCCCGGTCGCCGGGGGCGGGCTGGTCTGGCTGCGCTGGCCGATCTCCGGCGCGCTCGGCGAAACCTTCGCCAACCCCGACAACACCTCCGGCCAGCCCACCCTGGAGCACTTCGACCTGGTCAAGGCCAAGCGCACCGAACTGACCGGCGCCATCGACTCCTACGCGCTCAGCGGCGACGGCACCCGGCTGGTCGTCAACGACGAGGGCGACCTGCGGGCGGTGCCCGCGACCGAGCCGCCGGACGCCGATTCGACGGTCCACCTGGACCCGCGGCGCATCCTGCACGACGTGGACCCGCCCGCCGAGTGGCGCCAGGCGTACGACGAGGCGGGCCGGATCATCCGCGCGTACTTCTGGGACCCCGGGCTGTCCGGCGTGGACTGGGACGGGGTCCTCGACCAGTACCGGCCGCTGGTCGAACGGGTCGCCTCCCCCGACGAGTTCGCCGACCTGCTGCGCGAGGTGCTGGGCGAGCTGGGCACCTCGCACGCGTACGTGACGCCCGGCAAGCGCAACGAGGGCCCGCCGCACTACCAGCGCGCGATCGGCCTGCTCGGCGCCAACTTCGTGCTCAAGGACGGCTACTGGGTGGTGAGCCGCATCCTGCCCGGCGACTCCTCCGACTCCCGGGCCCGCTCGCCGCTGGCCGGTACGGGCATCCGCGAGGGCGCCGCGCTCACCCACGTGGACGGCCGCCGGGTCGACCCGGTGGCCGGTCCGTACCCGCTGCTGTCCGCGGCCGGGGGCACCACCGTGGAGCTGACCTTCGCGCCGGAGGGCGGCGGTCCCTCACGGCGGGTCGCCGTGGTCCCGCTGATCGACGAACGGCCGCTGCGCTACCAGGACTGGGTGGCCAAGCGCCGCGCGGTGGTACGGGAGCTGAGCGACGGCAAGTGCGGCTACCTCCACATCCCGGACATGGGCGGCTCCGGCTGGGCGCAGTTCAACCGCGATCTGCGCATGGAGGTCTCCCGGCCCGCGCTGATCGTGGACGTGCGGGGCAACGCCGGCGGCAACATCTCCGAGCTGGTCGTGGAGAAGCTGACCCGCACCATCGTCGGCTGGGACCTCACCCGCGACGCCCAGCCCGTCAGCTACGCCAGCAACGCGCCGCGCGGCCCGGTCGTCGCGGTCGCCGACGAGATGACCTCCTCCGACGGCGACATGATCACCGCGGCGTTCAAGCTCCAGGGCATCGGCCCGGTCGTGGGCCTGCGCACCTGGGGCGGCGTGGTCGGGATGACCGGCCGGCACCGGCTCGGCGACGGTACGTACATCACGGTGCCGATGAACGCCGCGTGGTTCGACGCGTACGGCTGGGGCGTGGAGAACCACGGCGTCGAGCCGGACATCGAGGCGCCCCGCTCGCCGCTGGACTGGGCCGAGGGCCGCCACCCGCAGCTGGGCGTCGCCGTCCGTACCGCACTCGACCTGCTGGAACGCCACCCCGCCACGGAACCGCCGGACCTGTCCGACGTACCGGACCGGCGGCGGCCCGAACTGCCGCCGCGGAGCGGCTGA
- a CDS encoding alpha/beta fold hydrolase, with amino-acid sequence MTTASMAGGRYAPPRPRRELTATSADGSRLHVEIHGTDGPGAPAVVLSHGWTCSTAFWAPVVRDLAADHKVIVYDQRGHGRTPAVGPRGYTTTALADDLVAVLGAALEPGERAVLAGHSMGGMTMMASAERPEFRERAAAVLLCSTGCANLSAECLVIPLRSPGGRRLAHQVVLGSRAPLGPVTALAKRILKYATMGPAATPEQVEVCARIVHACPAGVRSRWGKVLAGLELTGGAARLDVPTAVVAGTADRLTPIVQSRRLASVLPRFLGLTELPGTGHMTPIEEPDAVIGRIRELVRDHLQDNGTTTDVAKEQSA; translated from the coding sequence ATGACCACAGCCTCCATGGCCGGCGGGCGGTACGCGCCGCCCCGGCCGCGCCGCGAGCTGACCGCGACCTCCGCCGACGGCTCCCGGCTGCACGTGGAGATCCACGGTACGGACGGGCCCGGCGCACCCGCCGTCGTCCTCTCGCACGGCTGGACCTGCTCGACCGCCTTCTGGGCCCCGGTCGTACGGGACCTGGCCGCCGACCACAAGGTCATCGTCTACGACCAGCGGGGACACGGCCGTACCCCGGCGGTCGGCCCCCGCGGCTACACCACCACCGCGCTCGCCGACGACCTGGTGGCCGTGCTCGGCGCCGCGCTGGAGCCGGGGGAGCGGGCCGTGCTGGCCGGGCACTCCATGGGCGGGATGACGATGATGGCGTCCGCCGAGCGCCCGGAGTTCCGGGAGCGGGCCGCCGCGGTGCTGCTGTGCAGCACCGGATGCGCGAATCTGAGCGCGGAGTGCCTGGTCATCCCGTTGCGCTCGCCGGGCGGGCGGCGCCTCGCGCATCAGGTCGTCCTCGGGTCGCGGGCGCCGCTCGGGCCGGTCACCGCGCTCGCCAAACGGATCCTGAAGTACGCCACGATGGGCCCGGCCGCGACCCCCGAGCAGGTCGAGGTGTGCGCGCGGATCGTGCACGCCTGCCCGGCGGGCGTCCGGTCGCGGTGGGGCAAGGTGCTGGCCGGGCTCGAACTGACCGGTGGCGCGGCGCGGCTGGACGTGCCGACCGCCGTTGTCGCGGGCACCGCCGACCGGCTCACCCCGATCGTGCAGTCCCGCCGGCTGGCCTCCGTACTGCCGCGGTTCCTGGGGCTGACCGAGCTGCCGGGCACCGGGCACATGACGCCCATCGAGGAGCCGGACGCGGTCATCGGCCGCATCCGGGAGCTGGTGAGGGATCACCTCCAGGACAACGGGACGACGACCGACGTGGCGAAGGAGCAGAGCGCATGA
- a CDS encoding exodeoxyribonuclease III, translating to MLTVTTVNVNGLRAAAKKGFLPWLAETDADVICLQEVRAEPDQLPAGAREPDGWHTVHAPAAAKGRAGVSLFTRREPERVQVGFGSAEFDTGGRYVETDLPGVTVASLYLPSGDVGTERQDEKERFMAEFLPYLAALRERAAASGREVLVCGDWNIAHQEADLKNWKANQKKAGFLPEERAWLTRVLDEHDGGYVDVVRALHPETEGPYSWWSYRGRAFDNDAGWRIDYHMATHGLAARAVKGFVERAASYDTRWSDHAPVTVVYEL from the coding sequence GTGCTAACTGTGACAACCGTGAACGTGAACGGCCTGCGCGCCGCGGCCAAGAAAGGCTTCCTGCCCTGGCTGGCGGAGACCGACGCCGACGTGATCTGCCTCCAGGAAGTGCGCGCCGAGCCGGACCAGCTCCCCGCCGGGGCCCGCGAGCCCGACGGCTGGCACACGGTGCACGCGCCCGCGGCGGCCAAGGGCCGGGCCGGCGTCTCGCTCTTCACGCGCCGCGAGCCCGAGCGCGTCCAGGTCGGATTCGGGTCCGCGGAGTTCGACACCGGCGGCCGGTACGTGGAGACCGACCTGCCCGGTGTGACCGTGGCCAGCCTCTACCTCCCCTCCGGCGACGTCGGCACCGAGCGCCAGGACGAGAAGGAACGCTTCATGGCCGAGTTCCTGCCGTACCTCGCCGCGCTGCGCGAGCGGGCCGCCGCGTCCGGCCGTGAGGTCCTGGTGTGCGGCGACTGGAACATCGCCCACCAGGAGGCCGACCTGAAGAACTGGAAGGCCAACCAGAAGAAGGCCGGTTTCCTCCCCGAGGAGCGCGCCTGGCTGACCCGCGTCCTCGACGAGCACGACGGCGGCTACGTGGACGTGGTCCGCGCCCTCCACCCGGAGACCGAGGGCCCGTACTCCTGGTGGTCCTACCGGGGCCGCGCCTTCGACAACGACGCGGGGTGGCGCATCGACTACCACATGGCCACCCACGGCCTCGCAGCCCGCGCGGTCAAGGGCTTCGTGGAGCGCGCCGCCTCGTACGACACCCGGTGGTCGGACCATGCGCCGGTGACGGTCGTCTACGAGCTCTAG
- a CDS encoding DUF397 domain-containing protein yields MKISPTRWVKSSHSNPDGGNCLEWSPTTGISTGVLPVRDSKNPQGPILTFPTPSFTEFITAVKADAFSR; encoded by the coding sequence GTGAAGATCAGTCCGACTCGGTGGGTCAAGTCCAGCCACAGCAATCCGGATGGAGGCAACTGCCTGGAGTGGTCGCCGACTACGGGCATATCGACGGGCGTCCTCCCCGTCCGGGACAGCAAGAATCCGCAGGGCCCGATCCTCACCTTCCCCACCCCCTCCTTCACGGAATTCATCACCGCCGTCAAGGCCGACGCGTTCTCCCGCTGA
- a CDS encoding cysteine hydrolase family protein, with protein sequence MSSALLVMDVQRAIVDIADDGSGYLPRLRRVIDGARAAGIPVIYVVIALRPGFPEVGTRNRPLAAIAQAGLFVEGDPGTGIHPEVAPRPGDVVVTKRRASAFSGSDLDVVLRARGIDSLVLTGIATSAVVLSTLCQANDLDFGLTVLSDACLDTDPELHQVLVERLFPQWADVPTVEDWLKTLAPQ encoded by the coding sequence ATGAGCAGCGCCCTTCTCGTGATGGACGTCCAACGGGCCATCGTGGACATCGCCGACGACGGCTCCGGCTATCTGCCACGGCTGCGCCGGGTGATCGACGGGGCCCGGGCGGCGGGCATCCCCGTGATCTACGTGGTCATCGCGCTGCGCCCCGGCTTCCCGGAGGTCGGGACGCGCAACAGGCCGCTCGCCGCCATCGCCCAGGCCGGCCTCTTCGTCGAGGGCGACCCGGGCACCGGGATCCACCCCGAGGTCGCGCCCCGGCCGGGTGACGTGGTGGTCACCAAGCGGCGGGCGAGCGCGTTCTCGGGGAGCGACCTCGACGTGGTGCTGCGGGCGCGCGGTATCGACAGCCTCGTACTCACCGGCATCGCCACCAGCGCGGTCGTCCTGTCCACCCTCTGCCAGGCGAACGACCTGGACTTCGGCCTGACCGTGCTCTCCGACGCCTGCCTGGACACCGACCCGGAGTTGCACCAGGTGCTCGTAGAGCGGCTGTTCCCGCAGTGGGCGGACGTGCCCACCGTCGAGGACTGGCTGAAGACGCTCGCACCTCAGTAG
- a CDS encoding MerR family transcriptional regulator: MADLAREAGITVRTLRFYRERKLIPPPRREGRIAWYNEHHLARLRTIAGLLDRGHTLGGIAELLSAFDNGRDVGELLGLESTLVAPWSEETPVRLTPEELADHFKDDVTPENLSASLDIGYLAVDGDEFVHISRRLLDASTELVANGVPLAAVLAAGREVRAHADAMADLFISVIRTHVLSDVLTRAAAGEPLDPTEVARITQTVEKLRPISKGIVDAELSMAMDRRVRAELEAWHRERGEEPAADTSEPPPGEG; encoded by the coding sequence ATGGCCGACCTGGCCAGAGAGGCCGGGATCACCGTCCGCACCCTGCGCTTCTACCGCGAGCGCAAGCTCATCCCGCCACCGCGCCGCGAAGGCCGGATCGCCTGGTACAACGAACACCACCTGGCCCGGCTCCGCACCATCGCGGGCCTGCTCGACCGCGGCCACACCCTGGGCGGCATCGCCGAACTGCTCTCCGCCTTCGACAACGGCCGCGACGTCGGCGAACTCCTCGGCCTGGAGAGCACGCTCGTCGCCCCCTGGTCCGAGGAAACCCCCGTACGCCTCACCCCCGAGGAACTCGCCGACCACTTCAAGGACGACGTCACCCCGGAAAACCTCTCCGCCTCCCTGGACATCGGCTACCTGGCCGTGGACGGCGACGAGTTCGTCCACATCAGCCGCCGCCTGCTCGACGCCTCCACCGAACTCGTCGCCAACGGCGTCCCCCTGGCCGCCGTCCTGGCAGCCGGCCGCGAGGTCCGCGCCCACGCGGACGCCATGGCCGACCTGTTCATCTCGGTGATCCGCACCCACGTCCTCTCCGACGTCCTCACCCGGGCCGCCGCCGGCGAACCCCTGGACCCCACCGAGGTCGCCCGCATCACCCAGACCGTCGAAAAGCTCCGCCCCATCTCCAAGGGCATCGTCGACGCGGAACTCTCCATGGCGATGGACCGCCGGGTCCGCGCGGAACTGGAGGCGTGGCACCGGGAGCGGGGCGAGGAGCCGGCGGCGGACACGAGTGAGCCCCCGCCGGGCGAAGGGTAG
- a CDS encoding helix-turn-helix domain-containing protein encodes MDDETDGTDDPRREFAEECRSARELHNPAPLTQAHLARLVRTSKSTISRVETCQARIPPELPPLLDEVFATDGKFKRLYEAAVAASFPSVYRRRMAMERVAVAIREWSPTLVPGLFQTADYARYLFEGGYPRASAREVSTLVNDRMARKALFDGDMPPDVRVVLCESVLRRHFCPPETMRRQMKALLVAGSRPTVRVQILPLDAPAHLFIDGPVSLITSPKHNVSVCMENHRTAGILDDPDLVRAALRAYDELTGDALSTRESARLITEQMEKLT; translated from the coding sequence GTGGACGATGAGACCGACGGCACGGACGACCCACGCCGAGAATTCGCCGAGGAGTGCCGCAGCGCGCGGGAATTGCACAATCCGGCACCGCTGACACAGGCCCACCTGGCCAGGCTGGTACGCACGTCCAAGAGCACCATTTCGCGTGTGGAGACGTGCCAGGCGCGGATTCCCCCGGAACTTCCGCCGCTGCTGGACGAGGTCTTCGCGACGGACGGGAAGTTCAAGCGGCTCTACGAGGCAGCAGTTGCAGCGTCGTTCCCCTCGGTCTACCGGCGGCGCATGGCGATGGAACGCGTGGCCGTGGCCATTCGGGAATGGTCGCCAACTCTTGTCCCGGGGCTGTTCCAGACCGCGGACTACGCACGGTACTTGTTCGAGGGCGGCTACCCGCGAGCTAGCGCGAGGGAAGTCTCGACGCTCGTGAACGATCGGATGGCGAGGAAAGCCCTGTTCGACGGAGACATGCCGCCCGACGTTCGCGTCGTACTGTGCGAGTCAGTGCTGCGCCGTCACTTCTGCCCTCCCGAGACCATGCGTCGGCAGATGAAAGCCCTGCTCGTCGCCGGATCGCGACCCACGGTTCGCGTGCAGATCCTTCCCCTGGACGCGCCTGCCCACCTGTTCATCGACGGTCCGGTGTCACTCATCACCTCCCCCAAGCACAACGTGTCCGTCTGCATGGAGAACCATCGGACGGCTGGCATCCTGGACGATCCGGACCTCGTTCGAGCAGCGCTACGGGCCTACGATGAACTCACCGGCGACGCGTTGTCCACGCGGGAAAGCGCGCGTCTGATCACTGAGCAGATGGAGAAACTGACGTGA
- a CDS encoding winged helix-turn-helix transcriptional regulator — protein MAAKDALKGLPEDTDLRRADSLAREIFSDVANKWALLIIEALGERTLRFSELRDEVEGVSHKMLTQNLRMLERNGLVDRKVHPTVPPKVEYTLTEPGRGLRATVDAMCGWTHRHLGHIEEARRRFDS, from the coding sequence ATGGCGGCCAAGGACGCGCTCAAGGGCCTGCCCGAGGACACGGACCTCAGGCGCGCGGATTCCCTGGCGCGGGAGATCTTCTCGGACGTCGCCAACAAGTGGGCACTCCTGATCATCGAGGCGCTCGGCGAGCGCACCCTGCGTTTCAGTGAGTTGCGCGACGAAGTCGAGGGCGTCAGCCACAAGATGCTCACCCAGAACCTGCGCATGCTGGAACGCAATGGCCTGGTCGACCGGAAGGTGCATCCCACCGTGCCGCCGAAGGTCGAATACACCCTCACCGAACCGGGCCGGGGCCTGCGCGCCACGGTCGACGCGATGTGCGGCTGGACGCACCGGCATCTCGGTCACATCGAAGAGGCACGCCGCCGCTTCGACTCCTGA
- a CDS encoding flavin-containing monooxygenase, with the protein MAEREHEHVRVAVIGSGFGGLGAAVRLRRQGITDFVVLERAGSVGGTWRDNSYPGCACDVPSHLYSFSFAPNPEWPRNFSGQPHIRAYLERVTDTFGLRPHIRFDSEVLSLRWNGEELYWEVETAGGVLTADVVVSATGPLSDPKVPDVPGLDSFPGKVFHSARWDHDYDLRGKRVAMIGTGASAIQIVPSIQPTVDRLTLFQRTPPWVLPRADRRISGLERWLHAKVPATRAARRGLLWGIRELQVSAFTKRPNELGLIEGLAKGHMKRAVKDPALRAKLTPDYRIGCKRILLSNTYYPALTRPNVDVVASGLKEVRGNVLVASDGTETEADAIVFGTGFHVTDMPIAHRVTGANGTTLAEEWKDGMEALRGTTAAGFPNFLTIIGPNTGLGNSSMILMIESQLNYLVDFMRQLDVLGGKIALNARPSAVHAWTRGVQRRMERTVWNTGGCDSWYLDSNGRNTTVWPGTTAEFRKVTRQVDLAEYEVLRVPAARRGERAGQTVKAVA; encoded by the coding sequence ATGGCCGAGCGCGAACACGAGCACGTACGGGTGGCGGTGATCGGATCGGGGTTCGGGGGTCTGGGGGCGGCCGTACGGCTGCGGCGCCAGGGGATCACCGACTTCGTGGTCCTGGAACGGGCCGGATCGGTGGGCGGCACCTGGCGCGACAACAGCTATCCCGGATGCGCGTGCGACGTGCCCTCGCACCTGTACTCGTTCTCCTTCGCGCCCAACCCCGAGTGGCCGCGCAACTTCTCCGGGCAGCCGCACATCCGCGCCTACCTGGAGCGGGTCACCGACACCTTCGGGCTGCGCCCGCACATCCGCTTCGACTCGGAGGTGCTCAGCCTGCGGTGGAACGGGGAGGAACTGTACTGGGAGGTGGAGACCGCCGGCGGCGTGCTGACCGCCGATGTGGTGGTGTCGGCCACCGGGCCGCTGTCCGACCCCAAGGTGCCGGACGTTCCGGGGCTGGACTCCTTTCCGGGCAAGGTGTTCCACTCGGCGCGCTGGGACCATGACTACGACCTGCGCGGCAAGCGCGTGGCGATGATCGGTACGGGCGCCTCGGCGATCCAGATCGTGCCGTCCATACAGCCGACGGTCGACCGGCTCACCCTCTTCCAACGCACCCCGCCCTGGGTGCTGCCGCGCGCCGACCGCAGGATCAGCGGCCTGGAGCGCTGGCTGCACGCCAAGGTCCCGGCGACCCGGGCCGCGCGCCGCGGACTGCTCTGGGGCATCAGGGAGCTGCAGGTCAGCGCCTTCACCAAGCGGCCGAACGAGCTGGGCCTGATCGAGGGCCTGGCCAAGGGGCACATGAAGCGGGCCGTGAAGGACCCGGCGCTGCGGGCGAAGCTGACGCCCGACTACCGGATCGGGTGCAAGCGCATTCTGCTGTCCAACACGTACTACCCGGCGCTGACCCGGCCGAATGTGGACGTGGTGGCGAGCGGGCTGAAGGAAGTGCGGGGGAACGTGCTGGTCGCCTCGGACGGTACGGAGACCGAGGCCGACGCGATCGTCTTCGGTACGGGCTTCCACGTGACGGACATGCCGATCGCGCACCGCGTCACCGGCGCCAACGGCACCACGCTCGCCGAGGAGTGGAAGGACGGCATGGAGGCGCTGCGCGGCACGACCGCGGCCGGCTTCCCCAACTTCCTCACCATCATCGGGCCCAACACGGGGCTGGGGAACAGCTCGATGATCCTGATGATCGAGTCCCAGCTGAACTATCTCGTGGACTTCATGCGGCAGCTCGACGTACTGGGCGGGAAGATCGCGCTGAACGCCCGGCCGTCGGCGGTGCACGCCTGGACACGGGGCGTCCAGAGGCGGATGGAGCGGACGGTGTGGAACACCGGGGGCTGCGACAGCTGGTACCTGGACTCCAACGGGCGTAACACGACCGTCTGGCCCGGCACGACGGCCGAGTTCCGGAAGGTGACACGGCAGGTGGACCTCGCGGAGTACGAGGTGCTGCGCGTCCCGGCGGCCCGCAGGGGCGAGCGGGCCGGGCAGACCGTGAAGGCGGTGGCGTGA